In the Vitis vinifera cultivar Pinot Noir 40024 chromosome 2, ASM3070453v1 genome, one interval contains:
- the LOC100266812 gene encoding dof zinc finger protein DOF4.6, translating into MDTAQWPQEIVVKPLEEIVTNTCPKPALEKRARPQKEQALNCPRCNSTNTKFCYYNNYSLSQPRYFCKACRRYWTEGGSLRNIPVGGGSRKNKRSSSSSSSSSSSASSKKLPDLVPPGCSQSSAQNPKIHEGQDLNLSFPAAQDFRSVSEFMQMPSIENSNNNTNNSSKSHITSTSSTSSHLSALELLTGITSRGLNSFMPMPIPDPNTVYTTGFPMQEFKPTLNFSLDGLGSGYGSIQGVQGSSSGRLLFPFEDLKQVSSTADHIEQTREQGDSTGYWTGMLGGGSW; encoded by the exons ATGGATACTGCTCAGTGGCCACAG GAGATTGTGGTGAAACCACTAGAGGAGATAGTCACAAATACATGTCCAAAGCCTGCTTTGGAGAAGAGGGCAAGACCTCAGAAAGAGCAAGCTTTGAACTGCCCAAGGTGCAATTCAACCAACACTAAGTTCTGCTATTACAACAACTACAGTCTCTCTCAGCCAAGGTACTTTTGCAAGGCTTGTAGAAGGTATTGGACTGAAGGTGGGTCTCTCAGAAATATTCCAGTTGGTGGGGGTTCAAGGAAGAACAAGagatcatcatcttcttcttcatcatcttcatcttcagcTTCATCAAAGAAGCTTCCTGATCTGGTGCCACCAGGCTGCTCTCAGTCTTCTGCTCAAAACCCTAAGATCCATGAAGGCCAAGATCTCAACCTCTCCTTCCCAGCCGCTCAAGATTTCAGAAGTGTCTCTGAGTTCATGCAAATGCCCAGCATTGAAAACAGCAATAACAACACAAATAATAGCAGCAAGAGCCACATCACTTCTACTTCCTCTACTTCATCCCACCTCTCAGCTTTGGAGCTGCTCACTGGGATCACTTCAAGGGGGTTGAATTCCTTCATGCCCATGCCAATTCCTGATCCAAACACAGTTTACACAACTGGGTTTCCTATGCAGGAGTTCAAACCGACTCTTAATTTTTCTCTGGATGGGCTTGGGAGTGGGTATGGTAGCATCCAGGGAGTTCAAGGGAGCAGTAGTGGGAGGCTGTTGTTTCCATTTGAAGATTTGAAACAGGTCTCAAGCACAGCTGATCATATTGAGCAAACTAGAGAGCAAGGAGATTCAACTGGGTACTGGACTGGGATGTTAGGTGGAGGATCATGGTAA
- the LOC100244495 gene encoding uncharacterized protein LOC100244495 has translation MAKLYVQALPPTDLNRNTEWFTYPGVWTTYILILFFSWLLVLSLLRCSSGAAWTILHLSHFLVTYHCFHWKKGTPFADDQGIYNRLTWWEQIDSGKQLTRNRKFLTVVPLVLYLIASHTTDYQHPMLFFNTLAVFVLVVAKFPNMHKVRIFGINADH, from the exons ATGGCGAAGCTCTACGTTCAGGCCCTGCCGCCAACGGATCTCAACCGGAACACCGAGTGGTTCACCTACCCCGGCGTCTGGACCACCTACATCCTCATCCTCTTCTTCTCTTGGCTCCTCGTCCTCTCCCTCCTTCGCTGCTCCTCCGGCGCCGCCTGGACCATTCTCCACCTCTCCCATTTCCTG GTTACTTATCACTGCTTTCACTGGAAGAAGGGAACACCATTCGCGGATGACCAGGGTATCTACAATAGGCTAACCTGGTGGGAGCAAATAGACAGTGGGAAGCAGCTCACTCGCAATAGAAAGTTTCTCACTGTTGTGCCCTTGGTGCT GTACTTAATAGCCTCGCATACAACCGACTACCAACACCCCATGCTGTTCTTTAATACACTGGCAGTTTTTGTGCTAGTGGTTGCCAAGTTCCCAAACATGCACAAGGTCAGGATATTTGGAATCAATGCAGATCACTGA
- the LOC100249644 gene encoding BTB/POZ domain-containing protein At3g05675 isoform X2, whose translation MPIVARLQPVDLSTTRNVFVSAIRFATSIAAPCLPFGDELKTSAQEQVEYMLGEDEDTSLITADDEVKLVVKMGLSQICSSFEKELSSLLLESDLTSEAVEDRVLRSLSDLEWMCNILPKMDLMKEFVSNWTEISGRILTVVEDRKLDSLMWGLKVKLIEVTGKVLEAVGYGNVILPPPCRVQLLKTWLPYIRKMKPLLDSKGHEDLGFPHKMDEDLCESIEGAIISLILALPSNDQADILADWMKTEQVRYPDLSEAFEVWCYRTKSAKRRLVEGLDKVGNAAVSL comes from the coding sequence ATGCCCATAGTGGCCAGGTTACAACCTGTAGATCTAAGCACCACAAGAAATGTTTTTGTTTCTGCAATTCGATTTGCCACATCCATTGCAGCACCCTGTCTTCCTTTTGGAGATGAGCTTAAAACTTCTGCTCAGGAACAAGTAGAATACATGCTTGGGGAAGATGAAGATACATCACTGATTACAGCAGATGATGAAGTAAAATTGGTGGTAAAAATGGGCCTTTCCCAGATTTGTTCTTCATTCGAAAAGGAATTATCTTCATTGCTTTTGGAGTCTGATCTTACATCTGAGGCAGTGGAAGATAGAGTACTGAGGAGCCTATCAGACCTTGAATGGATGTGTAATATACTTCCCAAGATGGATTTGATGAAGGAATTTGTTTCTAACTGGACTGAAATCTCTGGACGCATTTTGACAGTGGTTGAGGACAGGAAACTTGATTCTCTCATGTGGGGTTTGAAAGTAAAGCTGATAGAAGTGACAGGAAAGGTCTTGGAAGCAGTTGGCTATGGCAATGTGATTCTTCCTCCCCCATGCCGGGTGCAATTGCTGAAGACCTGGCTTccctacataagaaaaatgAAGCCTCTTTTGGATTCAAAAGGACATGAAGACCTGGGTTTTCCCCACAAAATGGATGAGGACCTGTGTGAAAGCATTGAAGGCGCAATTATCTCACTGATACTGGCACTGCCATCAAACGATCAAGCTGATATTCTGGCAGACTGGATGAAGACTGAGCAGGTGAGGTATCCTGATTTGAGCGAAGCTTTTGAGGTCTGGTGTTACAGAACCAAGTCTGCAAAGAGAAGACTGGTGGAGGGGCTGGACAAAGTCGGCAACGCTGCAGTCAGCCTTTGA
- the LOC100249644 gene encoding BTB/POZ domain-containing protein At3g05675 isoform X1: MDKAGAAKSCTLGDRSTSDITVRLTNREGRPEWFYSHSSILINKSKFFADQLSHLDSTACIEIHCSDFDYDHHVSLLRLLYLPEDSVVDSFDSVKTAIGILQVAVALHCEEITRSCIQYLEAIPWEDKEEEEILKAVSKLGPVAMPIVARLQPVDLSTTRNVFVSAIRFATSIAAPCLPFGDELKTSAQEQVEYMLGEDEDTSLITADDEVKLVVKMGLSQICSSFEKELSSLLLESDLTSEAVEDRVLRSLSDLEWMCNILPKMDLMKEFVSNWTEISGRILTVVEDRKLDSLMWGLKVKLIEVTGKVLEAVGYGNVILPPPCRVQLLKTWLPYIRKMKPLLDSKGHEDLGFPHKMDEDLCESIEGAIISLILALPSNDQADILADWMKTEQVRYPDLSEAFEVWCYRTKSAKRRLVEGLDKVGNAAVSL, encoded by the coding sequence ATGGACAAAGCTGGAGCAGCCAAGTCATGCACACTTGGTGACAGGAGTACTAGCGACATTACCGTACGACTGACTAATAGAGAAGGCAGGCCGGAATGGTTCTACTCTCACTCTTCCATTCTTATAAACAAGAGCAAGTTCTTTGCAGACCAGCTCTCTCATCTGGATTCTACAGCTTGCATCGAGATTCACTGCTCAGATTTTGATTATGATCATCACGTTAGTCTTTTGAGGCTGCTCTATCTGCCTGAGGATTCAGTTGTTGACTCTTTCGATTCTGTTAAGACTGCTATTGGGATTCTTCAGGTGGCTGTTGCCTTACACTGTGAAGAAATCACACGGAGTTGCATCCAGTACTTGGAGGCTATTCCCTGGGAGGACAAGGAAGAGGAGGAGATCTTAAAAGCAGTTTCGAAACTGGGTCCAGTAGCCATGCCCATAGTGGCCAGGTTACAACCTGTAGATCTAAGCACCACAAGAAATGTTTTTGTTTCTGCAATTCGATTTGCCACATCCATTGCAGCACCCTGTCTTCCTTTTGGAGATGAGCTTAAAACTTCTGCTCAGGAACAAGTAGAATACATGCTTGGGGAAGATGAAGATACATCACTGATTACAGCAGATGATGAAGTAAAATTGGTGGTAAAAATGGGCCTTTCCCAGATTTGTTCTTCATTCGAAAAGGAATTATCTTCATTGCTTTTGGAGTCTGATCTTACATCTGAGGCAGTGGAAGATAGAGTACTGAGGAGCCTATCAGACCTTGAATGGATGTGTAATATACTTCCCAAGATGGATTTGATGAAGGAATTTGTTTCTAACTGGACTGAAATCTCTGGACGCATTTTGACAGTGGTTGAGGACAGGAAACTTGATTCTCTCATGTGGGGTTTGAAAGTAAAGCTGATAGAAGTGACAGGAAAGGTCTTGGAAGCAGTTGGCTATGGCAATGTGATTCTTCCTCCCCCATGCCGGGTGCAATTGCTGAAGACCTGGCTTccctacataagaaaaatgAAGCCTCTTTTGGATTCAAAAGGACATGAAGACCTGGGTTTTCCCCACAAAATGGATGAGGACCTGTGTGAAAGCATTGAAGGCGCAATTATCTCACTGATACTGGCACTGCCATCAAACGATCAAGCTGATATTCTGGCAGACTGGATGAAGACTGAGCAGGTGAGGTATCCTGATTTGAGCGAAGCTTTTGAGGTCTGGTGTTACAGAACCAAGTCTGCAAAGAGAAGACTGGTGGAGGGGCTGGACAAAGTCGGCAACGCTGCAGTCAGCCTTTGA